In Actinomadura citrea, a single window of DNA contains:
- a CDS encoding MHYT domain-containing protein, with the protein MELALGHMETGMEHWTYAPLLAYLVSCLGCGLGLACTSRAWVGTRAIRNLWLAWSAVSIGGTGVWAMHFIAMVGTTVEGSEVSWNIPLTALSLLIAVGIVAVGMFVVGYSRAKLPALLLAGLLTGVGVAAMHYTGMAAMQVQGSIHYDMRIVALSVVIAVVAATAALWVTRDVRSKLAMAGAIPIMALAVSGMHYTGMAAAGFTMDHSAPAPTGAGVLSLTWPLIIWIGGCPVITLMLIALVPSGKEALEDRYHQEIFDQLSRQRQATQRPDPTYGIDRT; encoded by the coding sequence TTGGAGCTCGCCTTGGGCCACATGGAAACCGGGATGGAACACTGGACGTATGCCCCTCTGCTCGCCTATCTGGTGTCATGCCTCGGCTGCGGACTCGGCCTGGCGTGCACGAGCCGGGCATGGGTGGGTACCCGCGCCATTCGCAACCTGTGGCTAGCTTGGTCAGCGGTGTCGATCGGCGGCACCGGGGTCTGGGCCATGCACTTCATCGCGATGGTGGGTACCACCGTCGAGGGCTCGGAGGTCAGCTGGAACATCCCCCTGACCGCTCTGAGTCTTCTGATCGCGGTCGGCATAGTCGCAGTCGGCATGTTCGTGGTCGGCTACAGCCGGGCGAAGCTGCCGGCGCTGCTGCTGGCCGGCCTGCTCACCGGCGTCGGCGTCGCCGCCATGCACTACACGGGCATGGCGGCGATGCAGGTCCAGGGATCGATTCACTACGACATGCGCATTGTCGCGCTGTCCGTGGTCATCGCCGTCGTGGCCGCTACCGCCGCTTTGTGGGTGACCCGCGATGTCCGAAGCAAACTGGCGATGGCCGGCGCGATCCCGATCATGGCATTGGCCGTCAGCGGCATGCACTACACCGGCATGGCGGCCGCCGGCTTCACGATGGACCACAGCGCACCGGCCCCGACCGGCGCGGGCGTACTCTCCCTGACCTGGCCGCTGATCATCTGGATCGGCGGGTGCCCCGTCATCACCCTGATGCTCATCGCCCTGGTTCCGAGCGGGAAGGAAGCCCTCGAAGACAGATACCACCAGGAAATCTTCGACCAGCTCTCACGCCAACGCCAAGCCACCCAGCGCCCCGACCCCACGTACGGCATAGACCGCACTTGA
- a CDS encoding C39 family peptidase — protein MPYEPVSAPRGRPALQKAAAAPGSYTAKIIGQYQSKNNWCVPTSSSISLRTLGIKVSQATLAKKMKTAGPGTTARQALPVLNAYAKPKHLAYRTGDDISTGTKLLTKVRYDAGVLHRATVLGVWADDLPWNTKQGFPNHTGHAIVVYGYNASKKTITVWDPWKATGGKHTISAAKLSAVSQKGGMFVINPTL, from the coding sequence ATGCCCTACGAGCCCGTGTCCGCACCCCGCGGCCGGCCCGCCCTGCAAAAGGCCGCGGCCGCGCCCGGGTCGTACACCGCGAAGATCATCGGGCAGTACCAGAGCAAGAACAACTGGTGCGTGCCGACGTCGAGTTCGATCAGCCTGCGCACCCTCGGCATCAAGGTGAGCCAGGCCACCCTCGCCAAGAAGATGAAGACCGCGGGCCCCGGCACCACGGCCAGGCAGGCGCTCCCGGTGCTCAACGCCTACGCCAAGCCCAAGCACCTCGCCTACCGGACCGGGGACGACATCAGCACCGGCACGAAACTGCTGACCAAGGTCAGGTACGACGCGGGCGTGCTGCACCGGGCCACGGTCCTCGGCGTATGGGCCGACGATCTGCCCTGGAACACCAAGCAGGGCTTCCCCAACCACACTGGGCACGCGATCGTCGTGTACGGCTACAACGCCAGCAAGAAGACCATCACCGTCTGGGACCCGTGGAAGGCGACCGGCGGCAAGCACACCATCAGCGCCGCCAAGCTCTCCGCCGTCTCCCAGAAGGGCGGAATGTTCGTCATCAACCCCACCCTCTGA
- a CDS encoding DUF2809 domain-containing protein, producing the protein MSLTVRWIRLLMAVSAAGFAGAAYAIRATMDGPIEQYSGAALSAAIVYTIVIFIRPLISPLPAGSAATAYCWLIEFAQLTALPAALSQRSWLARQLLGAQFDLIDVVWYPVGVIPLVAAHWFLQARTRSRTGPTPVEP; encoded by the coding sequence ATGTCGCTCACGGTGCGATGGATTCGGCTGCTGATGGCGGTATCGGCAGCCGGCTTTGCAGGCGCCGCCTACGCAATCCGCGCCACAATGGACGGGCCCATCGAACAGTACTCAGGTGCCGCCTTGTCCGCGGCCATCGTCTACACGATAGTCATCTTCATACGGCCCCTGATCTCCCCCCTGCCCGCTGGCAGCGCCGCGACCGCATACTGCTGGCTCATCGAGTTCGCACAGCTCACCGCCCTGCCCGCGGCACTCTCCCAACGCAGCTGGCTCGCGCGTCAGCTACTAGGCGCCCAGTTCGACCTCATTGACGTTGTCTGGTACCCCGTCGGCGTCATCCCCTTGGTCGCCGCGCATTGGTTCCTTCAGGCCCGCACACGTTCCCGAACAGGCCCGACACCCGTTGAGCCTTAG